One Manihot esculenta cultivar AM560-2 chromosome 6, M.esculenta_v8, whole genome shotgun sequence DNA segment encodes these proteins:
- the LOC122723851 gene encoding GDSL esterase/lipase At5g03980-like: protein MASSKLLFPLLLCSVFLFLLLPISNAHLLKACEFEAIYNLGDSISDTGNLIQEDPASVFSRLPYGQNLYRNPTGRCSNGLLIIDFIAKSAGIPLLEAYLNASSSKTHGVNFAVAGSTALPVEFLAEKGVIAPVTNSSLTKQLNWMHTHFNTTCHSSKEKHKRSLFMVGEIGGNDYNYAFFQGKSIDELKSMVSDVVKAIKEAVMRVIGFGAARVIVPGNFPIGCMPIYLSGFHSNDSSEYDEFHCLKGLNNFAMYHNEQLQQAIKELQEENPKVNIVYGDYYNAYKWILSKAALLGFDPKSLQKACCGSGGDYDFSLNRMCGAPNVPVCHTPQEHISWDGVHSTEKAYFFMARWIIRNIFQKLKCIA from the exons ATGGCTTCCTCCAAGCTTCTTTTCCCTTTGCTTCTCTGTTccgttttcctttttcttcttctgccTATATCTAATGCTCATCTTCTCAAGGCTTGTGAGTTTGAGGCCATATACAACCTTGGGGATTCAATTTCTGACACTGGCAATTTGATCCAAGAGGACCCTGCTTCTGTTTTTTCTAGACTTCCCTATGGCCAAAACCTGTACAGGAATCCAACTGGTAGATGCTCCAATGGCTTgctcattattgatttcattG CAAAATCAGCTGGTATTCCACTTCTTGAAGCATATTTGAATGCTAGTTCCAGCAAGACACATGGCGTGAATTTTGCAGTTGCTGGCTCTACTGCATTGCCTGTGGAATTTCTTGCAGAAAAAGGAGTGATTGCCCCTGTCACCAATAGTTCTCTTACCAAACAACTCAACTGGATGCATACCCATTTCAATACAACCTGCCATAGTTCCAAAG AGAAACATAAGAGATCTTTGTTCATGGTTGGGGAGATTGGAGGCAATGATTATAACTATGCTTTCTTTCAAGGCAAgagtattgatgagttgaaGTCCATGGTATCTGATGTTGTTAAAGCTATCAAAGAAGCTGTTATG agggttattggatTTGGTGCTGCTCGGGTTATTGTTCCTGGGAATTTTCCAATCGGTTGCATGCCCATATATCTTAGTGGATTTCACTCCAATGATTCTAGTGAATATGATGAATTTCATTGCCTCAAAGGACTGAATAACTTTGCAATGTATCACAATGAGCAACTCCAGCAAGCAATTAAAGAATTGCAAGAAGAGAATCCAAAAGTGAATATAGTATATGGGGATTACTACAATGCCTACAAGTGGATTTTGAGTAAAGCTGCATTGCTTG GGTTTGATCCAAAATCACTGCAAAAGGCTTGTTGTGGGAGTGGAGGTGATTATGATTTTAGTCTTAATAGAATGTGTGGGGCTCCTAACGTACCAGTTTGTCATACACCTCAAGAACATATCAGTTGGGATGGAGTACATTCAACTGAAAAGGCCTATTTCTTCATGGCTCGATGGATCATTCGCAACATCTTCCAAAAGCTTAAGTGCATAGCTTGa